Genomic segment of bacterium:
CCGCCTCGATGAGGTAATCGAATTTCGTCCGGCCGCAGTAGCGCGGCGTGATGCCGAGGGCCTCGACCAGCGCATCGGGCGGCGGCGCGCCTGCCTCCGGCACGGCGGGAAAGTCCATGCCGATCCAGCCGCTTTCCTCCCGCGTGCAGATGAGCGTGCCGCTCTTCGTGGAAAAGTGCGCCGCCTCCTGCACCGGGAGAAAATTCTCCTCCCAGAGCACGTGGGCGCTCGCCAGCGTCGCGTGGCCGCAAAGGTCCACCTCGACCGCCGGGGTGAACCAGCGGAGCCGGAAGCCGTTTTCCTCGCGGTGGAGGAAAGCCGTTTCGGAGAGGTTCATCTCGGCCGCGACGCGCTGCATCCACCGCGCATCGAAGGCCTGCGGCAGGATGCAGACCGCCGCCGGATTTCCCGCGAAGGGAGCATCCGTGAATGCGTCCACCTGAACGAGGGGAAAGGACATGCGCGCGCTACGCTTCCTCCGCCGGATCGCCGGGGCGGACGGCGCCGCCCGCGATGATCTCGGCATTGAGGCCGCATCGGTTGATGAGGGCATCCGCGATGCCGGGGACGCCGACGGTGCGCTCGAGGTGCTTGCAGGGATCGTTGAGGCGCACCCCGCGCAGGGTGGTCCCGCCGACCCGGAAGGTCTTGCCCACGAGATGATGGAGGGGCGCGCCGCGCGTGATGATGTTGAAGCGCACGTCCGCGCCGGTGACCTGGATGCCCTGATCGCGGGCGATGGTGTCCATCACCTCCTGCTCGAAGAGGGTGACTTCCCGGTGGGGGCCTTCGTTTTTCGAGAAGGTGCCCTCGCCCTTGGCGTAGCGGTCGCCCTCGACCCCGGCGCCCTCGATGAGGCGGATCTCATCCGGGGATTCCATCGGCGCGGCCGCCGCGGGCGCGAGATGGACCGAAACGACTTCTCCTTTCCACATGATCTACTCTCCCATTCGATCGCCGACGCGGACCCGGCCGCCCGCGACCACCTCGGCGTTCAGGCCCGAGCGGTGGACGAGGGCCTTCACTACCCCCTCGATCTGAACCAAGTTTTGAAAATACCGGCAGGGCTCGTTCAGCCGCACCCCGCGGAAGGTCACGCCGCCCACCTTGAATTCTTTCCCCACGAGGCCCATGAGCTGCACCCCGCGCGTCACGATGTTGCGGCGGCAAAGAACGCCGGGAAGTTCGATGCCGTCATCGCGCTTCAGGGATTCGAGCACCTCGCTCTCGATGAAGGTCACGTGCCGGTGGGGCCCGGCCGCCTTCGAGTGGGTGCCGCTCTCTTTCGCGTAGCGATCCCCCGCGAGGCCGCGCCCCGCGAGCGCCTCCACCTCCTGGAGGTCGGTCATCGCCTCGCCCGCGGCGGGCGCCGTATGGATCGACACCACCTCGCCCTGCCAAGTAGACATCCCCATCTCCTCTCTGCTCCCTCTCCCTTCATTTGGGGTCCCCGCCGAACGAAGTTCGAGCGGGGTGGGGGAGAGGGATGGGGTGAGGGCACACGCAGCTTCCCTCCCCCTGCCCACCCTGGACTACATTTTCTCCCGGATGCGGGAGATCGCCTCGGCATCGCCCGGGAAGCCGGCGCCGTCCAGCTTCGACCAGATCAGCGTCCCGTCGAGTTCGAGCTCGAAGGCGCCGATACGGAAGCGGCGGTCCTTGTTCCCGGCGATCTCGATATCGGGAAATTCTCTTTTCAGCGCCTGAGCCAACTGC
This window contains:
- a CDS encoding PhzF family phenazine biosynthesis protein, which encodes MSFPLVQVDAFTDAPFAGNPAAVCILPQAFDARWMQRVAAEMNLSETAFLHREENGFRLRWFTPAVEVDLCGHATLASAHVLWEENFLPVQEAAHFSTKSGTLICTREESGWIGMDFPAVPEAGAPPPDALVEALGITPRYCGRTKFDYLIEA
- a CDS encoding MOSC domain-containing protein gives rise to the protein MWKGEVVSVHLAPAAAAPMESPDEIRLIEGAGVEGDRYAKGEGTFSKNEGPHREVTLFEQEVMDTIARDQGIQVTGADVRFNIITRGAPLHHLVGKTFRVGGTTLRGVRLNDPCKHLERTVGVPGIADALINRCGLNAEIIAGGAVRPGDPAEEA
- a CDS encoding MOSC domain-containing protein; amino-acid sequence: MSTWQGEVVSIHTAPAAGEAMTDLQEVEALAGRGLAGDRYAKESGTHSKAAGPHRHVTFIESEVLESLKRDDGIELPGVLCRRNIVTRGVQLMGLVGKEFKVGGVTFRGVRLNEPCRYFQNLVQIEGVVKALVHRSGLNAEVVAGGRVRVGDRMGE